CGTCCCCCGAGTCACACCGTCCCGATCTCGGCCGGCAGGGAACTACCGGGATCGGGTTCTGCGGCGCGACTGCAACGTCTGAATCCGTCCGAGGGTACGACTAAGCAACTGATGAGAAGTACAGATATCGATACTCCCTACACTTGTTGGCGGCCACGGTCTAGTTATAATCTATGATTTAATATAGAAATAAAACACAGTCAGAAGGGCGTGGCGTTCGTAGTGTCGCAACATTCAATACTGAAACTCCGTGAACATAGTTATGCTACGGAGTACCATCCGTCTCGACCTCCACTCGGACTTCGTGCTCAACGACGTCACGCGGGAGTTCGACAGCCCGTTCATCGTCACGCACGAGGAGGTTCACGACGACGATACGCTCACGTTCGTCGCGGAGGTGACGGACAAGCGCGACGAGATCGCCGCTCGTCTGGCGGAGTATCCGTCGGTGATGCGGGTCGGCGCGATGGGCGAGTCGGTGATCGTCGTCCGAAAGCGCTCGTGCGGGGCGATCCCGATCATCCGCCGCCACAACGGCTTCCTCGCCGGCGTCGATCGCGCGTTCGGCACCGAGCGCACCTTCGACGTGCTGACGTTCTGTCGAGACGACATCCAGGCGATCGCCACCGACCTCGAGGAGCTGGGCGTCGTCTCGATCGAGAAACTCATCGCCGTCGACGAACGGCCGGCCGACCTCTCGACGCGACAGCTCGAGGTCGTCCAGGCCGCCCTCGAGGCGGGCTACTTCGACTGGCCGCGCAAGGCCGAGGCGGTCGACGTCGCCGCCGACCTCGACATCACGCACCCGACGTTCCTCGAGCACCTCCGAAAGGCCGAGAAAAAACTCCTCACGCAGGCGCTCTCGAACCGGACGCTGCGAAACGACGGCGTGATCGACCCGGACCAGCTCGTCGACGCGCTCGAGTCACTCGAGGCGTAGCTCGAGGCGTGCAGGTCGCGTCAGTCGGCTCCGAAGCGATCCCTGACGAGCTCGACCGCCGCCGCGGTGTCGAGCGGCCCCCGCTTCTCGAGGAGCTCGAGCACCGTCGCGACCCGCTCGTCGGTCGGCTCGAGGCCGGCGCGCTCGAGCAGCCCCCGGGCTGCCCCCCGGCCGCTGGCCGCGCCGAAGACGAGTTCGCGCTCCCCGCCGAACGTCGCGGGATCGAACGGCTCGAAGACGCTCGGATCCGCGAGCATCGCCGCCGTGTGGATCCCGGACTCGTGTCGCGTCACCTCCTCGCCGAGCACCGCCTTCCCCGGCGCGACCGACTCGCCGAGCGTCTCGAGGACGCCTTCGCAGACGGGCACGAGTCGCTCGGGGTCGACTCCGAACGACGTCCCGTGCTCGAGGACGCCGGCGGCGACGACCTCCTCGAGCGCCGCGTTTCCGGCGCGTTCGCCCACCGAGGCGACGCTGACGTCGGCCCTTCCGACGCCGGCCTCGTAGGCGGTCAGCACGTTGGCGGTCGCCACCCCGAGGTCGTCGTGGAAGTGGACGCCGAGCCTGCCCAGGTCGACCCGTTCGCCCAGCTCGGCGAGCGTCGTCGCCACCGAGGTCGGCGTCCGGGCGCCGACCGTGTCCGCCAGGTTGAGCACGTCGACGTCCGGGAACCGCTCGGCCGCCTCGAGGAGGTGGTCGCCGTCGGTCCGGAACGCGTCGAGCAGGCTCACGACGACGGCGGCGTCGTGGTCGAACGCGAGGTCGACCGCCTCGCGTAGCGCGTCGAACATCTCCGCCCGCGAGCGGTCGACGAGGTGGGTGAGCTGGCGGTCCGAGAGCGGGGCGAAGACCTCGACGACGTCCGCCTCGGCCGCCACGGCGGCCTCGACGTCGCCCGGCACCGCCCGGGCGAGCGCGACGACGTCGGCCTCGAGGTCGTCGGCCAGCGTCCGGACGACCTGCCGGTCGGCCGCACCGGTGATCGGGAATCCCGCCTGGACGGACGCGACCCCGAGCTCGTCGAGTCGCCGACCGGCTTCGACTTTCGCGTCGGGTGCGTAGGACTGCCCCGGCCGCTGTTCACCCTCCCGGAGGGTGACGTCGGTCAGTTGCATGTCCTCGAGCGCGGACGTCGCCGCGCGACCGTCCCGTTTCGAAGCTGATCCATAGTTGCCCAGTGCAACGTCCGCCCGAAGTAGGTTCACCCAACAGGTGAAGGGTCTCCGTCGAGGTGGTCCGTCGGACCTTCACGACGAACCCGGACGCCACCAGCTCGCTACGACGCGGCCTATCGCAACCACTTCAACCGAAGCGACCGCGTCTTCGAACGGTACGTCGCGACGCTGTTGCAGGCGGGAATCGATCGCGGAACCGTCCGTGACTGCGATCCCGAAGCGATGGCTACGACTCTCGCCGGCGTCATGCTCCGCCAGTCGACCGTCGACGACGCCCGCCTCGAGGCCGTCCAGTCCGAACTCGAGACGCTCCTCGAAGCGCAGGTTCTCCTCGAGTCGACTGCCCACGGCTGACGTCGCAGCGTGGCTCTCACGCTCCGAGTGTCGCTCCTCGAACGTCACCTTCATCAGTACGTTTATTACTCCTGACTTACCATTTCGTTCGCATGTCACGCACGTTCGTTCTTCCACTCCTCTTGCTGTGTTGTGCGCTCGCGGTTGGGGTCGGTGGCGGTACCGCCGCCGCCGAGGCGACCGTCGACCGCTCTTTCGAGGCCAACGCAACGCCTGGCGACGCCGTGACGGTGACGACGACGATCGAACGCGACGACGACGGACCGGTCGACTACGCCGAGGAGTTCGATCCCGCGTTCGAGGACGTTTCTCTCGAGTCGTTGACGCTCGACGGGGAACCGATTACGCCGATGTTGGCGTTTGCCGGTGGCGACTCGCTTCTCGTCGTCACGAACGACCTCGAAGCGGGCACGCTCGAGATCGTTTTCACCGTCGAAGTGCCCGACGACGCGAACCTGGATGATCGCTTCAAGTTCGACGGCGACTTCCGTGCGACCCCCGGAACCGATCCGATAGCCGTCGCCGGCGATGACGTCCTCACGATCACTACAGTCGAAGACGACGGCCAGTCGGCCGATGTGGACGATGACGAGTCTGGAGTCGCCGCAGACGATGTCGACATCGACGAGTCGGAAACCGCGACGAGTGCTGACGACAGCGATGAACTGGAGATGACTGACGCCGACGGCGTCGGTGACGAATCGGAGCCGGCTGCAGAGGATGAGCTCGGGCTTTCACTCGTCGTTTCGATTCTTGCAATCGGTGTTGCCGTCGCCACGTTTTGCTGGCGGTAGTAACACACAGACACTCCGAACTGGTCGGACCGAATCAGCGCATTCCGCTTCACCTCCGTGACGGGTGTCTGACCATCTAACCTCTAACCTCGTGCAGAACGCCCTTCGTCACGACTGTGAATTGATCTTTCTGATTGTCGAGAACCGTAATCTTTTGGTACTTTTACGTATTGTAGTAGGTACAGGTCAGGATGTATGAGTTTCAATAAAAAAGTAAATTCAGAAGTTCGTGATGCCGCAATTAGAAGTCTATCCGTCACTTCTTCACTGGCCCGACGCCCTCGATCATCGAACGGGTCGGGAATGGCTCTCGCTCTCTCTACGATACTGATCGTTTCGCTCGTCGCCATGGTGCCGCTCGCCGCTGGCGACCCGGGTTCGGTCGGGAACCTGGCTCTGGAGGACCGCGACGCCTCCGATGCCAGCCTCGAAGAACAGCACAGGGCGGCCGTGATCGATCCGCAACTCGAGAAACTGGCGTCGACGGAGGACGAACTCACTGTCGTTCTCCGGTTGACTGAACTGCGCGACGTCGACGAGCCGCGGCTACAGGCGGCCACCACACGGTCTGACCTGGACGTCCGTGACGAACTCAAGTCCCACGCGGCAACGACCCAGTCGCCGGTCGTCGCCACTCTCGAGCGCCGACCGGGCGTCGAGGTCCGAACCGACTTCTGGATCACGAACGCCCTCGTGGTGACCGTCGACACGACCGAAACCGACCTCGAGTCACTCGCGGCGCTCCCACACGTCGAACGAATCCACGAGAACTACGAAGTCGAGGCCGTCTCGACGGCAGCCAGCTCACCCGCCGTCGATCAGGGCGCGCTCGAGACCGGTTCCCTCCAGTCAACGGTCGCCGAGACGGCCGAAAGCGACTACACGTACGGGCTCGAGCAGATCAACGCCCCCGACGTCTGGGACGAGTTCGACAACCGTGGCGAGGGTGCGACGGTCGCAGTGCTCGATACCGGCGTCGACGTCGATAGTCACCCAGACCTCGAGTTGATCGAGGACGGCTGGGCCGAGTTCGACGAAGGCGGCAACCTGGTAGATAGCGAACCGTACGATCCCGAAGGGCATGGCACGCACGTGACCGGGACCGTTGGCGGGGACCAGACCGACGCGAACGTTCACTACGGCGTCGCTCCCGACGTCGGATTGGCCCACAGTAAAGTCCTCGATGAGAATGGAGAGGGTTCATTCCCCGCGATCCTGGCTGGTATGCAGTGGGCGACCGACCACGAGGCCGACGTCGACGTCCTCACGATGAGTCTGGGTGCCGACGACTACATCGACGAGTTCATCGACCCGGTCGAGAACGCGAGAGACGCCGGCATCGTCGTCGTCGCAGCCGCTGGGAACGAAGGTCAGGGGACTTCCAGCTCTCCGGCAAACGTCTACGACGCGTTCGCAGTCGGTGGATCGGATAGCAACGAGAATCTCTACGCTAGCTCGAGTGGCGAAGTAATCACAACTGCAGACGTGTGGGACAACCCGCCGACACACTGGCCTTCTGAGTATACCGTTCCCAACGTTGCGGCACCGGGTGTCAACGTCTTGAGTGCAGTCCCCGATGACGGACACGGGTATAAAAGCGGTACGTCGATGGCAACCCCTCACGTCGCTGGAGCCGCCGCGCTGTTGGTAACCGAGGATCCTGACCTCTCGGTGTCGGAGATCGAGCAACTCCTCGAGGAGACGGCCTCTCACCCCGACGGCGGTGATCAGGATTCCGAATTCGGCCACGGCATCATCGATGCACACGCAGCCGTGAGTGCCGCGGCAGGAATCGACGCCTCACTCGAGGTGAGTGACCTCGAGGCGCCGGCAACCGTCGGAGACGGCGAGGAACTCACCGTCTCGGCGACGGTGACGAACGCGGGAGAGTCCACAGCGACCCGCGACGTCGAGGTGCGTCTCGACGACGCCCTCTTGCACAGCGAGTCCGTGACCCTCGAGGCCGATTCGGACACCGACGTTGCGTTCGAGAACGTACTGATCGACGTCGGACCTGGGGACTACCAGCTCGGCGTTCACGTCGAGGATGGCGGTGAAGCCACCACGGAGCTCACGGTCGAGGCGACCGCCGCTACCTACACCGACGAGGACGGCACCGTCCAGACTGGCGGTCTTCGCGATGCGATCGATGACTGGCGGTCCGGGATCATCGACACCGGCCTCTTGCGCGACGTCATCGATTACTGGCGATCTGGAGCCGAAGTATAACCTTTCACGCGCGTGCGACTGGGTGTCGCCCGCGTCGATCGCTCCATTCCGTCCGTGTCGATCGCTCTATTCCTGGCTCGCCGGCCTCGCTCGGAGCGCTCGTTTGGACTCGAGCTCGTCGAGGCGACGATGGCGATTCGCTTTGAACTGTTCGATCGGTCACTCCCGGCTCAACGCGGCCAATGAACTGTTTTGAACACTCATAAAAACGTGAATTTCTCACTAAAACAAACAACAAGTTGATGAATAGATGATCGCTACCACCACCTGGCGGGGACGGATGGGGTACCGCCCTGCTCTACCACATCACAACGGTTCCCCGCCAGAGTGGGTAGGGGTACGCAGGGCATGGTACCGGTTTATCCATCCGTTTCGACAACCGAATACGTCGTCTCTTGTCGGGGCGATCAGCCCCGCTGTTGTGTCGATTCCGCCTTCTCGTGACGGTCGCGTGTGTTTTCCAACTGGACTCGAGCTGATTGAACCGGACTCGAGCCGTTCGTGTCTCGTTCGGTGACTTGATACTCTTTTACCGGCAATCACCAAACGAGTAACTCTGCTACTCTTCAGAATTCATAACACGCATTCACCGACATTCCCGCTGTTCGGCGACTGGCGACAACGCCGCTCGAAACCGCCTCGTTTCAGCCGAACGTGCGAAACCGCCGGCTCGAGTAATGGCGTTTTACTGTACGACGACCGTCATACTAGCTTCTGGTGAGAGACAACAAAGTATATAACTCACGACCCAAAACATATCCCTCGTACCCCTACCCATGGTCAGGCGAGTAAGTAGGATCGGATTGCGGAATTTGGACGGTACTCAGTCTTCGGATACCGCAGTCACCGATCGGAACACGAGCGTGGCCACGCAGGAGAAGGAACACGAAAACTAACAAATATGACAAGAGACGATATAACCTATCGCGAAAAGGGACGTGCAGTGTTCCTGGCCGCGATTATGGTACTCTCGGTCGTTGCTATGTCCGCAGCGTTTGCGGGCGCAGCTGTGGCACAGGCTGAAGAGCCAGACCGTGACGTACCGGAAACAGTAGCGCCAGGCGAAACGTTCGAAGTGACGACGACTATACAAGTCACGGAAGATATTGAATTCCTCATCGTTTCCGACGAGATCTCCCCTGAAATGGACACGGAATATGAACCAATTCAGGGAGTTGGCACGTATGAGGTTGATGGGGAAGCACGTGGTGCGTCCTTCGTTGACGACCTTCCCGGAAACTTCACCCTCTTCGAAGATGGTGGTGACGATGTCATCATCGAAGGTGGTTCCGAGGTCGTTGTGACCTACGAGGCTACCGCACCGGACGAAGAAGGTACGCACACCATCGAGGGTTCCATGGCCGTCGACACGCCTGACGGTACCGACGCGCACTATGACTACTCGCAGGACGTCGTCGTTGCGGAGGAGGAGGAGGAGCCACCGGAAGAAGAAGGTGAGCTCTCCGTCGACTCCGTCGACGCTACCCCGATCACCGAGGGTGACGACGCGACGTTCGACGTCACCGTCAACAACTCCGGTGAGGATGAAGCCACCGCTGACGTCGGCGTTGAGATCGACACGCCCGAAGGCGACTACAGCGCATCCGACGACGTGACCGTCGGGGCTGGCGAGACGGAGACTGTCTCGCTGACCGTGGACACGTCCGACCTGCCCGCTGGCACGTACGACTACGAAATCACCGTCGACGGTGAGGAAGCCTACGACGGCACGTTGACCGTCCGCGAGGACGCCAACGCGCTGATCACTGGTGAGCTCACGGACCGCCAGCAGAACGCCATCGACAGCGACGTCGCTGGCGACCTCGAGGTTACCGTCTACGACCGTGAGAGCGACCGGTACTTCTTCACGAACGTGCCGCTGTCGGAGTTCGACGACCTCGCTGAGGAGAACGACCTCGTCGACAGCGCTGGCTTCACGCCCGGCGAGCCTGACGTCTACGACATCGAGCTCGCGCTCATCGAAGACACGGCTCAGTACGAGTTCACCGTCAATGACCCCGAGAACCGGTTCTTCACCTTCGACGGTGTGACCGAGGAACTCGAGGGTGGACAGAACGACGACCTGAACTTCCGCCTCGAGCGCGTCGAGGACGCTGACCGGCTGACGATCCTCGCCGATGGCGAGCTCGACCGCATCACTGGCGACATCGAGGACGGCGACGTCCCGATCGACCCTGACCCCGAGCGTCTCGGGCAGGAGACCGTCGACATCGATGAGTCCGTCGAAGCCGACGTCTTCGTCGAGACGATGGACAACGAAGACTTCGGCACCGACCTCGGTGAACTCGCTCCGTTCGAGGACACCGTCCACTACGATGCCGAAATCGTCGACGGTGTGGATGCCGGCCAGAACGTCAACGTCGTCGTCGACCCCGTACAGAGCGACACTGACGAGGACGGCCTGACCGACTTCGAGATCAGCCTCGACCTCGGCACCCACGACGCCGACGACTTCTCGGACAACATCGAAGTCGAACTCGAGTTCTACGCACAGAGTGACAACACCGCGTACGACACGCTGACGATCATCTTCGTCCCCGAAATCGGTGACACCGGTACGATCTCCGGTGAAGTCGACGAGATTCGACAGGACCGGATGATCGGCGTCCAGGACGACCGACAGTCCAACATCCAGCCGATCGCGAACGTGCCGGTCCACGCTGTCCAGTTTGACGACCTCATGGAGAACATGGCCAGCATCAACGACGGTGCGGCCCTCGAAGAGGTCCCGGCTGAAGTCGGTGGCGAGAACGTCATCGGCCACTCGCCGGAGAACGTCCGCATCGCTGACGGCGACCAGTTCCGCGTCGTGACCTACGAAGACAACGAAGAGATCATCCAGGACCCACGAGCTGACTACCTGGTGCACACCTCCAGTGACACCGAGGTCGTCCAGAACGAGACGTCGATCGGCTTCGACGTCCACGAGACCGAGGGTGACACTGGTGAGTTGATTGGCGTCTCCTTCCTGGAGCCCGACGACTACCAGGTCCAGCAGCTGGTTGAGGTGACCCTGGAGGACCAGACGACCGAGGTCCTCTGGAAGAACGTCAGCCTCGATACCGCTGGTGGAACGCATGCAACGCCCGACGCCCTGTTCTCGCCCACCGAGGACCTGACGTTCGATGCGGTCGACGAGCGCTACGAGGACGACCGTGTCATCCCGACGGATTACACCAACGAACACGGTGACTTCGAGCTGCTCAACATGCCGACGCACGAGGAGTACGTCGTCATCGCCGGTGCTGGTGATGCCGTCTCGGCTGACGACCCCGAAGACCGGGTCGGATTCGCTAACTTCCGCGGCTACAGCGTCGTTCCCGTCGAGCCGAACGCCGAGGTTGGTGCTCTGCAGTACAACGTCGACCTGAGCGTCCAGCAGTACACGCCCGACGTCGACCTGAACTACTACATCGACGTGAAGGCGCAGGACCCCGAGTCCGGCGAATTCACGAAGTGGACGGCCCTCCCAACTGGCGAGGAGACCATCGTCCAGTTCGAGGTCTTCCTCGCCGAAGTCGGTGCTGACGAAGACGAGCGACAGCCCGCAGGTGAGGTCGAACTCGACGCTGAACTGATCGAAGACAACGGCTTCAGCAACGTCGGTGACCTCGTCGACGACACCGTCACGACCAACGCTGACGGTATCGCGACGACGACCTTCGTCGCCCACGACATGGGCTTCACCGGTGAGACGAACGTCACTGCGTCCACCATCGAAGAGACTGACCGCGACGGTCAGCGGTTCTTCGCCGAGGGCGGAGACCAGGCGACTATCGAGGTCTTCGAGGACGCACAGATTACCGGTGACGTCGTCGACAACGAGGACACGCTCATCCCGAACGCTGACGTGACCCTGTACGTGATCGACGAAGCCACTGGCA
This portion of the Natronobeatus ordinarius genome encodes:
- a CDS encoding helix-turn-helix domain-containing protein is translated as MLRSTIRLDLHSDFVLNDVTREFDSPFIVTHEEVHDDDTLTFVAEVTDKRDEIAARLAEYPSVMRVGAMGESVIVVRKRSCGAIPIIRRHNGFLAGVDRAFGTERTFDVLTFCRDDIQAIATDLEELGVVSIEKLIAVDERPADLSTRQLEVVQAALEAGYFDWPRKAEAVDVAADLDITHPTFLEHLRKAEKKLLTQALSNRTLRNDGVIDPDQLVDALESLEA
- a CDS encoding LeuA family protein, whose amino-acid sequence is MQLTDVTLREGEQRPGQSYAPDAKVEAGRRLDELGVASVQAGFPITGAADRQVVRTLADDLEADVVALARAVPGDVEAAVAAEADVVEVFAPLSDRQLTHLVDRSRAEMFDALREAVDLAFDHDAAVVVSLLDAFRTDGDHLLEAAERFPDVDVLNLADTVGARTPTSVATTLAELGERVDLGRLGVHFHDDLGVATANVLTAYEAGVGRADVSVASVGERAGNAALEEVVAAGVLEHGTSFGVDPERLVPVCEGVLETLGESVAPGKAVLGEEVTRHESGIHTAAMLADPSVFEPFDPATFGGERELVFGAASGRGAARGLLERAGLEPTDERVATVLELLEKRGPLDTAAAVELVRDRFGAD
- a CDS encoding S8 family serine peptidase; the protein is MVPLAAGDPGSVGNLALEDRDASDASLEEQHRAAVIDPQLEKLASTEDELTVVLRLTELRDVDEPRLQAATTRSDLDVRDELKSHAATTQSPVVATLERRPGVEVRTDFWITNALVVTVDTTETDLESLAALPHVERIHENYEVEAVSTAASSPAVDQGALETGSLQSTVAETAESDYTYGLEQINAPDVWDEFDNRGEGATVAVLDTGVDVDSHPDLELIEDGWAEFDEGGNLVDSEPYDPEGHGTHVTGTVGGDQTDANVHYGVAPDVGLAHSKVLDENGEGSFPAILAGMQWATDHEADVDVLTMSLGADDYIDEFIDPVENARDAGIVVVAAAGNEGQGTSSSPANVYDAFAVGGSDSNENLYASSSGEVITTADVWDNPPTHWPSEYTVPNVAAPGVNVLSAVPDDGHGYKSGTSMATPHVAGAAALLVTEDPDLSVSEIEQLLEETASHPDGGDQDSEFGHGIIDAHAAVSAAAGIDASLEVSDLEAPATVGDGEELTVSATVTNAGESTATRDVEVRLDDALLHSESVTLEADSDTDVAFENVLIDVGPGDYQLGVHVEDGGEATTELTVEATAATYTDEDGTVQTGGLRDAIDDWRSGIIDTGLLRDVIDYWRSGAEV
- a CDS encoding CARDB domain-containing protein, which encodes MDTEYEPIQGVGTYEVDGEARGASFVDDLPGNFTLFEDGGDDVIIEGGSEVVVTYEATAPDEEGTHTIEGSMAVDTPDGTDAHYDYSQDVVVAEEEEEPPEEEGELSVDSVDATPITEGDDATFDVTVNNSGEDEATADVGVEIDTPEGDYSASDDVTVGAGETETVSLTVDTSDLPAGTYDYEITVDGEEAYDGTLTVREDANALITGELTDRQQNAIDSDVAGDLEVTVYDRESDRYFFTNVPLSEFDDLAEENDLVDSAGFTPGEPDVYDIELALIEDTAQYEFTVNDPENRFFTFDGVTEELEGGQNDDLNFRLERVEDADRLTILADGELDRITGDIEDGDVPIDPDPERLGQETVDIDESVEADVFVETMDNEDFGTDLGELAPFEDTVHYDAEIVDGVDAGQNVNVVVDPVQSDTDEDGLTDFEISLDLGTHDADDFSDNIEVELEFYAQSDNTAYDTLTIIFVPEIGDTGTISGEVDEIRQDRMIGVQDDRQSNIQPIANVPVHAVQFDDLMENMASINDGAALEEVPAEVGGENVIGHSPENVRIADGDQFRVVTYEDNEEIIQDPRADYLVHTSSDTEVVQNETSIGFDVHETEGDTGELIGVSFLEPDDYQVQQLVEVTLEDQTTEVLWKNVSLDTAGGTHATPDALFSPTEDLTFDAVDERYEDDRVIPTDYTNEHGDFELLNMPTHEEYVVIAGAGDAVSADDPEDRVGFANFRGYSVVPVEPNAEVGALQYNVDLSVQQYTPDVDLNYYIDVKAQDPESGEFTKWTALPTGEETIVQFEVFLAEVGADEDERQPAGEVELDAELIEDNGFSNVGDLVDDTVTTNADGIATTTFVAHDMGFTGETNVTASTIEETDRDGQRFFAEGGDQATIEVFEDAQITGDVVDNEDTLIPNADVTLYVIDEATGTLDYVDDTNTGDDGSYSFVDVRTGLDYRVVAEDEHGHTGFNEGQLKDLPAGTTNADIVIPDAVAPEGVLVTEIEPAEDVTADQGDTVTVTATVTNTGVGLENQDVAFYLAGDEVASEGVSLGSGETETVTFELDTSDLAGDYDWYVSTDDDVSDTWTLTVDEVEDDYPVDEDVYYAIAGFTGDDSMVTGADIAAAQNQLIVDGDNEIDGVTFTGADIAALHNDLVA